Genomic window (Aricia agestis chromosome 7, ilAriAges1.1, whole genome shotgun sequence):
CTGGTCCTGATCCGTAAACACGGAAGACCTGAAAATCGACCTTCACCTCCTGCGACCTGCTCGACGAAGTCTGTAAGATGCTGGAAAGGGTGCTTGTAGCGCGTCTTACTGAGCACCTAAACCGAGTTGGCCCAAACCTGAGCTCCAACCAGTTCGGATTCCGAGCAGGACGATCTACCATCGGAGCGATTGCTCAGATGCGGATGATTTCGGTAGAAGAAATTGCTCGGGGCGGAGTAGTTTTGGCCGTGTCACTAGACATATCGAATGCCTTTAACTCTCTGCCCTGGGCAACTATCAAAGAAGGACTTCGGTACCACAAAGTGCCCAAGTACCTAAAAAGAACAATCAGGAACTACCTCTCAGTAAGATATATAGAGTTCCCGACTAAAAATGGTTGGGTAAAAATGACAGTGGTATGCGGTGTTCCACAGGGGTCAACCCTCGGCCCAAATCTGTGGAAAATTGGGTACGATTGGGTGTTGCGAGGAGTCATCCTAGAAGGAGTAGAGCTGAAATGTTACGCGGACGATACAGCAGTGGTTTGCCGGGGGAAAAATCAGCGTGACGCCATAATACTGGCGACTGCTGCGGTTGCAGAAGTGGTTCGCCGTATACGCGCTCTGGGACTTGAGGTCGCCCTGGATAAATCCGAGGCAATCTGCTTTCATGGGCCGCGGAATGCGCCGCCATTGGATGCTGCTGTAATCGTGGGCGGTACACGGATCGAAGTGCGTCGGTCCATGACCTATTTGGGTCTTGTGTTGGACAGCCGGTGGTCTTTTAAAGAGCATTTCCGATGTTTGTCACAGCACACCCTGCTGGCTTGTCCCGCATGGACCGGACAAAGAGCGGCTCTGCAAGCCGCCATcggaaatgacatttcgctGCCAGCGATCGTACGCGCGATGCTGAGTAGCGAAAATTCCTGGAGAGCAGTCGCGACACTTGCCGAGGAGGTGATGTCAGCGAAGGAGGAGTCAGAGCGCAGACGTAAGGCGGAGTCACTCGACCCTCAGAGGAGGCCAAGGCGAAGACAGAGGGCCAGACATGGGTCCGACATCCCGACGTAGCGGGGAAGCTCGGGGTACCGGCGTGGGGACGCCGTCACCCAACAGCACCGAGCTCCCGAGTTGGCTGCGATGCGCTAAGTGTTCCGCGCATCGTATCATAGTACAGTGCAGTGTGGGCCTAACAGCCATGCACTAGTGCCTTTATGGGTATTCGCTGGCAGGGTCGCCGTTGTGTAtcccgcgtatcccgtggctctgcctaaaGCGGAAAGTAGGAACACTCGTTGggtttttagtgggtatgcccgggcgcggcctCACTGCCCTGGGGAGTATACCCCGGTAGCCATCCCTagaccgccggggatgcgtaatagCATTTcaccaacgaaaaaaaaaagaaaaaaaaaggccaCTGACGTCATtacagacgttgtatatatcttgccgttctccgaaacttcgatatcGCGATGTAGGAATGtaaggcgaattgtgggtactgcCACAAACCGACTTTGTTAAAATTGGTTATGGACTATGGAGGTaattagagtcccgggaaaggataaatggtacttttatcccggacaattgtacggttcccgcgcgatatacgaattccGATTTAACGGAGTTGCAGACGTCATCTAGTTTCACATACTTTagtaacaatattaatttatccgcaactgtaatattatattataaaaaaccaTTGTTAAATTAGGATGAAAAAGGTAAAGCcacattacaaattacaataggtTAAGTCAGGCCAGTGTGGAGGTCTCCAACAGAATACAGAAGAATATAGAACTCTAGATCAAGGTGATATAGCCATTAGCCAAACAGACTAGAATAGAAATAGTCATATCGACTCAAAGTCACTTTCATTTATCTTAACTTTGAATGTTTTCTAAATTTTATTAACTATTACTTATACTGAGTCACGACGAGGTTAACCTCAAAGTCAGGGGGTCGCGGCTTCGCGGGTTCTAATAGGCATCACGCAACACAAAATTTACAatggtcatggatgtgtattagataattatattataatcatccatactcatattataaacgcaaaactgtgtctgtatgtctgtctatctgtctgctaTCTTtttacgctcaaaccactgaaccgactttgctgggtatggagatactttgagtcccgggaaaggacaaaggatacttttgcGAATTCGCCGCGTGTTCGCCGCGTGTTCGCCGCGTGTTCGCCGCGTGTTCGCCGCGTGTTCACCATGTGTTCCCAGCGTGTTCGCCAACTGTGATTGAGATATAGTGATCGCCGCGCAACCCTTTGCAAACCACCAGTATAATACGGCCCTAAGGCTCCAGTTCCGATACAGCGAAAATCATGTGATTTAGATCCGTGCGTTTAACCACTCGCAGCgttaataacaaaacaaaggcgttttattacattattcacACTCGGTTTCTGCACAGAAAACGCGTGGTTTCCGATTTGTCTAAAATACCACTTAATTGAAGTTCTACGAAACTCTACCATAGCGTTGTCCATTTAGTCCCAACATGTTGTGTAAACAGCGGTCGCTTGTATCTTTATTAAGGCTAGACGTGGACTGCTTAATAGTGAGGATGTGTGAGATCACGTTGTCGCCTGACGTGGTGCCGGAGTAATGAACTTGTTTGTTCCTCCATTATACGGCGTCCGACTGAAGGCCCTATAtgcacagtataataataaacagtagAACATCTTCATACATCGCTTAATCGGGACGTGAGTGCGATTTAAGATAACTTTTTGGTACGTTTACATGCTGTCTAATAGGCAATCAACCGCAAACTCGAAACCTTTACAAACGCTCGAATGAAATTCACACGTTTGCCAGTGTATCAGCAAGCAAGCAAAGAGTTTATGCTTCCTTTGATGAGTGTCCGAAAACCAACACCGACTCGGGTCACCTACAAGCTCCCACAAACATACGCAAGTCAAGCTAAACAATCTGTTTGTGTTTGTGAAAGTATAATAAGTCTTGCGACAAGCGTAAACGTACAATCAGAGACCATGATACACGCGCGTAAAACTTGTCTATGCTTTGAAAGAATACAGTTGTGTTACACTTTTAAGTATATTTGTAATGTACTGGCCTTTACAACTCTTGGCATCCACTGCATATTATTGATACAATCCTTTATTTAGAATGCATGTaaattgtatattgtatgtaaatgCGACCTAGCAGTGAAACCAAACATACTATTATTTGTCTTACATTGATTATTTTcttaaacttcttaaattatatttaccaacataataaataatactaaagCTTGTCTGTCTGTTGGACGTTCAGACCCGAGCCACTTAACCAATTTATATGAAACAATTCCGCGTTGAActttgcgaatctgtcaaattcatacaaaagtaatgcatctacgcgtcgcgttgtggtctgaattgacccttactatGGGAACATGTATTACATAAACTGTAAAGTATAATACACTTTTTGTCATACACAAAACTGTGCTAAACTCAATTTTCATCTTTTCGCTTTGTCAAATTTCAAATTGAACCAAAGGAATGTTTGGATGtggttttaaaatacaaaaccgAGGCTCTATGAGCATAGACTCAACAATTTTTATTTGGGAAAATTTATACGCGGTGCCACAAGTCGACTTTACCAATCACCTTCAGGATTTCAATGTCTACTTTAGTTTTTTCACGAAAGTCactaaaacttttattaaaaattctcAATTATTTGAACACAATTAAACTGAAGCTTAACGCGAGtggaacaaaattaaaaatgcgcCGTGACAAGTGTGAAAAAAGCagtgaaattaaatttttgttgtcATTGTTTCAATCACAGAGTTAATCGCTTTctgtaagaaaattaaaaaatgggaTGAAATTCTGAGGAACACTGATTATATTATcactgtttaaaatatataatatgcttCGCTGaccacattattattattaatattataatattatgataacaaaagtgtgtgtgtgtgtgtgtgtgtgtgtgtgtgtgtgtgtgtgtgtgtgtgtgtgtgtgtgtgtctgtatattattattatattattggtaaCGGTTGAACAGATTTAGATTAAATAAGGTATGGATAATAGTTTGAAAGACGGAAAAGCATAAATGATAGTttttgtttcataaaatatagtaGTACTTTATAAacttagtattattttattacttaatattgtttttactacTTTTGTTACTTTAACGAGCTATGCCACTTTAGTATTGCTTATAAAAAGTAGTCAAAAGTTCAAACCTACAGTAACTAAAGAACACGGTCACTTGGTGTTAAACACAACGGCGCATGGCTTATTACTGCCTGGCAATCCACTGGCCATCGTCCGCCATAATACACCATTAccccgtctacacaatggcgatggatcttagtgggccagcatgggccattgtgaagaggcaccttaagggtcaattcagaccgcaacgcgacgcgtagatgcattttaaaatttctattGAATTCATAGACTTCAATTTCGTGAGAggtcatgcaaatctgtcaattcaatacaaatttagaaatgcatgtaCGCGTCGCTTTGCATTCTGAATAGACCCTTACGGTGACGTTTAAAAATTGTCGAGTTGTCCAatcttctagaatctagacggTAACTTTAAAATCAGTTACTCTCAAACTTATCCGAGAGTATTTGCGGAAAATCGAACTGCTAGTAATATCAGGGTCCGGTGGAGTGTGAAATTGCATATATACAGCCTCGAACGAGCCGCGAACGGACAGATGAATCTAATGGCGAACTGCTTTGAAGACTAATGAATCCATAAACATCGTCACAAATTGGTACCCGAGTAAGTGAGGCACCGATTACTGGTGCTTGAATTGATGAAAGAAAAACATTGTATGattttcatacaatattttcttctttttcataaaataatttttctacaCTTATTGAGAATTTTTCAAAGTCACCATTATTCATATCTGTTGTTACCACATTGCATTTATTAATGTACAGTACAAtacgtagcacttcgtagcactCCGCAGCCCGTAGCCCGTAGGTCCGTAGCCCGTAGCTCCGTAGCCCGTAGCTCCGTAGCCCGTAGCACCGTAGCTCCGTAGCCCGTAGCTCCGTAGCCCGTAGCTCCGTAGCCCGTAGCTCCGTAGCCCGTAGCTCCGTAGCCCGTAGCTCCGTAGCCCGTAGCTCCGTAGCCCGTAGCTCCGTAGCCCGTTGCTCCGTAGCCCGTAGCTCCGTAGCCCGTAGCTCCGTAGCCCGTAGCACCGTAGCCCGTAGCACCGTAGCCCGTAGCTCCGTAGCCCGTAACTCCGTAGCCCGTAGCTCCGTAGCCCGTAGCTCCGTAGCCCGTAGCACCGTAGCCCGTAGCTCCGTAGCCCGTAACTCCGTAGCCCGTAGCACCGTAGCCCGTAGCTCCGTAGCCCGTAGCTCCGTAGCCCGTAGCTCCGTAGCCCGTAGCTCCGTAGCCCATAGCTCCGTAGCCCGTAGCTCCGTAGCCCGTAGCTCCGTAGCCCGTAGCTCCGTAGCCCGTAGCACCGTAGCCCGTAGCTCCGTAGCCCGTAGCTCCGTAGCCCGTAACTCCGTAGCCCGTAGCACCGTAGCCCGTAGCTCCGTAGCCCGTAGCTCCGTAGCCCGTAGCTCCGTAGCCCGTAACTCCGTAGCCCGTAGCTCGGTACCATGTAGCTCGCCCCGCCGCCCGCCCGATCGATGTGAATTCTTGATCTAAAAAGATCttgatacaatattatgtattatcaatTCCAGAACACctttatacttatttatttaaattcaaggaatctaaatagtaaaatttaattCATGTTGACAAGTTaagaaaaagaatatataatatttccacGAGACGAAATAAGCgtatctaataattattatattaagttataaaaaCTATTCTCACGAGAAGAAAATATTAGCTGTAGagctaattattataacaacaaCAGTGATAGTTGCATTTAAGTTTAACGGAGTGAAAACTGAAACCACACCATtacatgtgatttttattttaatctttgTACAGATTTTAACAAGcagaaacatttttattctCGAATTAAAATTCTTATTCGTATAACGTTacgagtaattattatttttattattattgcacacataaatatatttaataaggcCCTGTGGCCTAGTTAAATAGATGTTTGCATGTATATCTGTATTCTGTACAACGTAGAAATATTAACCTTAAACGTACCTGTATATTTTAATCTCTCTGGAATGTCATACATTTTTCTATCTCTATGCATGATTCTACTGTACATATTGTGTTTGCCACTGAACTTATAAACACCTAGTCCGTTTAAGTCGGCGCCCCGGATGGTTTAGATTCACAAATCAACTtcatacgtgagagagccatgcttcggcacgaatgggccggctcgaccggagaaataccacgttctcacagaaaaccggcgtgaaacagcgcttacgctgtgtttcgccgagtgagtgagtttactggaggcccaatcccctaccctactcccttccctaccctcccctattcccttcccttccccttccatccctaccctcccttattagttattaccctattcactcttaaaaggccggcaatgcacctgcagctcttttgatgctgcgagtgaccatgggcgacggaagttgctttccatcaggtgacccgtttgctcgtttgcccctcttatttcataaaaaaatacttatcatgccctactttagaagttagaggggggaggacaaacattttaccactttggaagagtctctctcgcaaactattcaggttagaaaaaaatataatcaagatcttaatgcggttcacatcctacatctacttaccaagtttcaatagtatagcttttatagtttcagagaaaagtggctgtgacatacggacggacagacagacatgatgaatctataagggttccgttttttgccatttggctacggaaccctaaaaaggaaacaTTTTAATATACCAAAGTTTTTCGACATATTGACGTTTGTGGTCTTTTAAACCTTAAAGCGATAGTAATAAGATCGCAATGTCTCTGATCCGTCCTGCGGCTTGAGTG
Coding sequences:
- the LOC121728996 gene encoding ATP-dependent RNA helicase glh-2-like, yielding MYDIPERLKYTDQEFTSIGRAAGRATWYRATGYGVTGYGATGYGATGYGATGYGATGYGVTGYGATGYGATGYGATGYGATGYGATGYGATGYGAMGYGATGYGATGYGATGYGATGYGATGYGVTGYGATGYGATGYGATGYGATGYGVTGYGATGYGATGYGATGYGATGYGATGYGATGYGATGYGATGYGATGYGATGYGATGYGATGYGATGYGATVLRATELRATELRATDLRATGCGVLRSATYCTVH